A region of the Anguilla anguilla isolate fAngAng1 chromosome 16, fAngAng1.pri, whole genome shotgun sequence genome:
TTTCAGCCTGTTGGGTAAACACTCAGTCCAGAATTCAATTTTGTTCTTCTCTTTTGTGTTTCCAAGCTTGCGAGTTAAATTGAGCAGTAGGTGTTGTTCATCTGTAGTGAATGCTGGCCACTCGAGCAGTTCCTGTCCATTGGGATTCCTGCACAGGTAACAAAAGACTGTTTACCCCAAAGAAGATTTTGTTCATGTTGGTATCATAAGAAACCCAGCAAAATAATACTGTTACATTGCCCAGCTTACTTTTTCCAGAGGGAATGTAAAATTGTAAGCTGTTGGTCatttttgcattaaaacaatgtaatatttttggtttgattgGAGAGGAgtacacaatatattttatatgaatgaaTCTATGATAAATTAATAATCTGCTATATTTGTACTTTTATCAGTACAAATAgcacattttgtaaaaacagcTGTATATGATCAAAGCAAATGCAATATGTTGCAAGTGATCTCCCATTATTGATTATGCAAGCACAATGGGCAAATTAACTTACCAGAATTTCAAGTTTATAGAACTCAATTTATTCATAAGAAATGTGGAGtccacatttcaaataaagatAGAGTAGCTTCACTTATCGTAAAGGATAACAGTTTGAGATATGGGAAAACCTTCGCCTGCCGTGAAGTTATTGTAGTTCCTCCTGTAACTGTTCCTGTAATGTTTGTTACCAGCCGACACCAGAGAATTATAAACATGAGAGGTGGATCTCTTACCCAGTCTTGGCAAAGTTGCTCCAGTATTTCATCATAATCTTGCTCAGCTGCCTTTCCTCCCAAGTAGTGTTATCTATGGATCACACACAAATTCCTTCATGTGCTTGGTTCTCACAGAGTAGAGAGCAACAGCATAGAAGCACACATAGATAACAGCCATGACAGGCTGACCACAGTGAACCATACCACTGAGGCTGACCACAGTGACCATCCCACTGAGCCTGACCACTACACCATACCACTGACAGGATGCATTTAATCCACTTCCAATATGATCATtacagtgtatagtgtatgCAACAGTGGATTATGATGAcattcttgcacacacacgttctCCAATCAAAATAGGTCTCATGGGAAATAAATTAAGATCACCATTAGAAATTCGcaaatttctatttaaaaatctaCATTTGTACAGGATGTATATATTACAGTTCCAGTGTTAAAGGACTACTTTGATTTGTGTATTCAGgcaagaaataaagaaatgaaaaattcagttttataagtttttatttcttcctttctttcttgcCTGAATATATCAAATGTGAAGCTTTTCATGTTGTTATTTATTACCCAGCATCACTATTTCTTCAGTCCAGAAGGGGGCACCAAGCACGAAGCCAACTTCATCGAAGTGATCTGCTTTCACATAGTCAGGTCTGCTGTGCCCATACATGGAGGGGCGCTGCTGGAACTCGTAGAAGAAAACCGGGGAGCCTGCATCTTCAAGAGACACATGTTCAACTTTCAAaatcaaagtcaaagtcaaatCAAAAATTACTTTGAGAAAATGGTCAATACATGCTCATACAAAGGTTGGTCAGCACATGCATGAACATTTATCTTGAAACTCTTTCAATGACAGTATGCGATTTACAGAAACATGTCTATATCTTTTACCTTGTGTAAGCATCTCCCTGTCCTAACACAGAATTATACATCAACATTTAGATCATACACAGTATGCTTCTGGCATAGCTTCTCATACATACATGTCAGATATAAATAGCTCATGGGAGCAGTGTCAGCTGGATGACCCCATTCATTGGTTCTAAGGTTACCTCTATGTTTTCTTGCTGCTTGAACAGCTGGGCTTATGAATGCAAAATCTCCCATCAGGTCCAAGAAGATGTCTCTTATTTTGGCAGGATTCTCAGTGTCCCCAAAGTACTCATCCTCAATGATCTTCTGGGCATTTTCAGGAAAGGCCTATAAAATAGTGGAGAACTAGGATGTGAGGATACTgttcccatctctccattcctcCATAGCTCCAATATTATGGCTAAGCATTAATTACTACAGACACATCTCATTATTACAACCACAAAGTGTCATCTTCTACCAGAGGGTCTACTGGAATGGCAAATATGCTAGGGATTTACagtacatccatccattctctatacccgcttattcctggtcagggttgcaagggtgctgaagcctatcccagcatgcacagaacaagaggcaggaatacacccagggcaggttgccaatctatcgcagggcacacacaccattcacttacacactcacacctatgtGCAATTAGCCTACCagtatgtctttggactatgggaggaaaccggagctacccggaggaaacccaagcagagatggggagaacatgcaaactccacacagaattCGAaaccaggaccttcttgctgtgaggcgactgTGCTACCCACAGCACCAACGTGCCACCCATTATCACAGGACATACCCCATATAAAATATACTGTGTTCAGGGTGATAGATGTACAACTGCTTGAGGGCTGTTAGAGATGCACCTACCACTTTCTGAAGCATGAACGCCAGGGTCATTGCCATTACCTGGCGAGTCATTCCAAGGTCCCACCCAGGAAAAAGAATCATCTGGAAAAAACAAAGTGTGGTATAAAAAGAGGACACCTCAGATgacatcattaaaaaacaaaaattgatttaaaaaaattaaggcACAACAAATAACCTAGATTCCCCTATACaatcaatataaataaaacgtaaaaaaaaagtttttacttaTCCAAACATCCAGGGACATACATTAGGGAGCATCCAGCCAAACTCATGGGAGTTTGTCCCTATAATCCACGGGACACTTCTgaagatcatttttctgtgctcttcTGTGTTTTTGGGTAAAAACACCCCATCCGCAGATACGCTCAACACGAAGTCCCCCTAGCAATGCAGGAAGACAACGCGTATGTCATACACTTGCTGAACCCTTAAGCCAACGCTGAGATTTCACTGGGCATAAAAGAGCACTCGCCATTGAACAGGTGCGGCTCATGCTCTCAGATTAAtatacttttgttttatttattccgTCTTTATGAAACCATTGACGTTTCGGCCCTATTGTCAGGCCTTCATCAGAGTGCGTAAAAGTCTACAGGGGACAGTTTCTATATCATTAAGCATACTTGGAGGCAGCTGAACTTAATTAGGAGGGAAGGCTGGGCTGAAGCCTGGCCGCATCAAACGGCAAAAACTAATCACCTGTATAATGTCTACCAAATCCTCCCccacatgtacatatacacgtaggctgcacatacaaacacaaacctttTCACAAACTACAAACACTAAGGGTAGgatctgtatttaaaatatgccaacgtcttggaataaTGGCGAGAAGCTCTGGAGTATTTGGTGTGCAACTCGttatgaactgaactgaactagGAACTAGTTTTTTGGACTCTTTCGTTTTtcggcctttctgtgtggagtttgcatgttctccccgtgccaatgtgggtttcctcccacagtccaaagacatgcaggtaggctaattggtaactctaaattgcccataggtatgagtgtgtgtgtgtgtgtgtgtgaatggtgagtgtgtcCTGCGAttgattggcagcctgtccagggtacATTCCCGCCTCTTGCCctatgcacgctgggataggctccatcaccccccgtgaccctgcccaggataagtgggtatagataatggaggGATGGGATGCATTAAATGCAGTACCCGTTTCAGTTAATCTAACATCCAGAAAGTTCAGAGCATCCTCACTCTGTTCCATCATAAACTTCTGATGTTTTGTGATAGAATTCAAGTGCTGGTGAAAGCCCAGGAAAAGGGCACTCACGTGTCTGGGAGTGATGGCTTCGATTTCCTGTGCGGTTTTGTTCTTGAAACATTGCATGATATCAGCAGAGTCAACACTGGCACAGCCAGCTTTCTGGGCTATTAGCTGGGTAGAGGGGTTAGCAATAAGCAGACAGTCATGTAAGGACAGGTAAGTAGGACAGGTAAACTTCAACTGTAAATGCAAAATACTGAAGAATTTCTTTTCCATGCATAACTCTTTTTCaaagagtttttttccccccacacgcATGATGTGCATGAAAATCTAAGGGGTACAAACAACATGGACATACAAACTGCACATGGATGCTAGAGATCTTGAAAGTTGTTACCAGGGCTGATGTTTTGGTGTCACTTTGCATAAACAAAGGGAGCAGGGATACCCCACTCTGAGTGATGGCCCTGTGGAAGAGTCCGGAGGACACAGGCGACAGCATCTGGACAAACATGGCAGCAGGTTAGATGGACTGCACAAGCATGTGAATGAAGCCGACTGTGTGTATTTGCTGCCATGGgtttacacacatgcaaaaagaTACTGGTGCCTCCAGCCGACTCCCCAAAGATGGTAACGGATCCAGGGTCTCCCCCAAAGCTGTGGATGGTGTCCTGGACCCAGCGCAAAGCACAGACCTGATCCAGCAGCCCCAAATTCTCAGGGGTCTGTCCATCACCCATGCTGTATGatcaacatacacacaacagTGAGTCTACTCACAGCCCCAATATACTGGCGAAACACACGtgagcaccaccaccaacatcaGCCAGAAAGTCAGACACCTCAGAAAGCCTGGTATGCCCAGACGGTACTGGATTATGACAACCACCACGTCACCGAAAGCAGCCAATGAGGAGCCGTCATACAGCGCTGCCCCACCCATGAGAAACCCTCCTCCGTGTATCCACACCATCACCTGCAACACAAAGAGAAATAACCTTGAGTGGAATGAGATTAGAGTgatatgctttatgaatatgcaAAGGGGAAATCAGATTTGTGAAACATACAACCTTGATAACCAGCtccaaacaagaaaaaaaaattagcaataaataaatgc
Encoded here:
- the LOC118215062 gene encoding fatty acyl-CoA hydrolase precursor, medium chain-like, translated to MSDQCPWVYLCLLCFGFSETMGHEESPPRLTSKYGQLLGRRIRVKDSTQTVLAYLGIPFAEPPVGVLRFSAPLPPTKWQGLRDATVYPPLCLQNMNDTRQMTDMYAGRFPPLRTSEDCLYLNVYTPVRPGQPKHLPVMVWIHGGGFLMGGAALYDGSSLAAFGDVVVVIIQYRLGIPGFLSMGDGQTPENLGLLDQVCALRWVQDTIHSFGGDPGSVTIFGESAGGTSIFLHMLSPVSSGLFHRAITQSGVSLLPLFMQSDTKTSALLIAQKAGCASVDSADIMQCFKNKTAQEIEAITPRHGDFVLSVSADGVFLPKNTEEHRKMIFRSVPWIIGTNSHEFGWMLPNMILFPGWDLGMTRQVMAMTLAFMLQKVAFPENAQKIIEDEYFGDTENPAKIRDIFLDLMGDFAFISPAVQAARKHRDAGSPVFFYEFQQRPSMYGHSRPDYVKADHFDEVGFVLGAPFWTEEIVMLDNTTWEERQLSKIMMKYWSNFAKTGNPNGQELLEWPAFTTDEQHLLLNLTRKLGNTKEKNKIEFWTECLPNRLKSGSDNSSRDEL